GCATGTAGTGACTATGGCATAGAAAAATTCCTGTGCCTAGCCCTGCTTAACAACAAAAAAATGGTGCCACGCCCGGAGTTATTGAGAAGTTACAATTCCACGTCCAACATTTAAAAGCCATTTTTTGATACTACCACCTGCTCCGGGGTGGACTTATTGTCTTTCCTGCCGCCTGGTCGAGAAACTGGACCACAGCAACAACGACGGCGATGACCAGAAGAACATGCACCAATCCGCCTAACGTGGTTCCGGAGAGCAATCCCAACAACCACATCATCATGCATATCGCAAAGATTGTCCAAAGCATGCCTGACTCCAAATGGGTTAACAGTGAGCTAACGACTCAACACATCGTGGACAAAGACTCATCCCGGCACTGGGTACCCGCCTGCGCGGGAATGACATGTCCTGCCATGCCGCATCCGAATCACTCATGCCCGCGTAGCCGGTTATCCAGCACGCTTTCTCAGGGGTGAGCTGAATAGTCACCGAACGTGAAGGCTTGCACTTCATGCTACGACGCAGCACTTGGTTGGTATTCAACGGACTGATTGGAGCGCTTCCTGGTCAGTTCTCTCGATACGTTGGCGGCTCATCATAATCCCGAACGAGCCTGTCCGGCGGATTTACTGGGGTGCCGTCCCGCAATGAAGTGTAGTAGTCGCTTTCGCCGGGTTCGCC
This region of Desulfonatronum thioautotrophicum genomic DNA includes:
- a CDS encoding lmo0937 family membrane protein translates to MLWTIFAICMMMWLLGLLSGTTLGGLVHVLLVIAVVVAVVQFLDQAAGKTISPPRSRW